The following proteins are co-located in the Malassezia restricta chromosome II, complete sequence genome:
- a CDS encoding Xaa-Pro aminopeptidase, whose product MGAVSTGVVRTASLVEQLRERMRVHQLQAYIVPSEDEHASEYPSDADLLRGHITGFNGSAGCALVTLKEALLFTDGRYFLQASQQLEPGVWSLMRAGEPGVPTWDEWLVENMEPHSRVGVDPKLISAGEAQALRSALDEASSSSLVPLAENLVAQVWTDRPSRPHEPVFALPDSITGRAFTSKIQALRDEVQKKRASGFVATMLDEVAWLFNLRGSDVPFNPVFFAFAIVTLDTCTLYIHESQLTHEVRAHLGSHVAIRPYEAFYDDLRALNERVLIGKRASWAVYDALGGKARITRSILVDHKSIKNDRELDGFREAHIRDGAALVSFFAWLEEALTSGQTVTETQAADQLEAFRAQQPDFRGLSFPTISSTGPNGAIIHYAPPEKGSPPVDANDLYVCDSGAHFAFGTTDVTRTFHFGSPTAEQRRCFTRVLQGHIAIDQLIFPVNVTGYVIDALARAPGWRDHLEYRHGTGHGVGHYLNVHEPPMGIGTRAVFNETGLQAGMVLSNEPGYYLDGHWGIRIENLVIVRPHTLPDGVSEPPTSKGFLRFEHITLCPIQTRLIDTDLLSPSEIAWVNAYHDEVLAKLRPRLEKDVRALRWLEKECAHI is encoded by the coding sequence ATGGGTGCTGTTAGTACAGGTGTtgtgcgcacggcctcaCTTGTTGAGCAGttgcgtgagcgcatgcgcgtcCACCAGCTGCAAGCCTACATTGTGCCGTCTGAAGACGAGCACGCGAGCGAGTATCCATCCGATGCCGATCTACTGCGTGGCCACATTACCGGATTCAATGGCTCGGCAGGATGTGCTCTGGTCACGCTCAAAGAAGCACTCCTCTTTACGGACGGCCGCTACTTTCTGCAGGCGTCGCAACAACTCGAGCCGGGCGTGTGGTCCTTGATGCGCGCAGGTGAGCCTGGCGTGCCGACATGGGACGAATGGCTGGTCGAGAACATGGAGCCCCATTCGCGTGTGGGTGTGGACCCCAAGCTGATCAGCGCGGGAGAGGCTCAAGCGCTGCGTAGCGCGCTTGACgaagcgtcgtcgtcgtcgctcgtgccgctcgcaGAGAACCTTGTCGCGCAGGTGTGGACCGATCGTCCATCGCGGCCGCACGAGCCAGTATTTGCCCTTCCAGACTCGATCACAGGTCGTGCCTTCACGAGCAAAATACAAGCTTTGCGTGATGAAGTGCAGAAGAAGCGCGCTAGTGGCTTTGTTGCTACGATGCTCGATGAGGTGGCGTGGCTTTTTAATCTGCGTGGCAGCGACGTACCATTCAACCCCGTGTTTTTCGCATTTGCGATCGTGACACTCGACACGTGTACGCTCTACATCCATGAATCGCAGCTCAcgcacgaggtgcgcgCGCACCTTGGTTCGCATGTCGCGATCCGCCCGTACGAGGCTTTTTATGACGATTTGCGTGCGCTCAATGAGCGTGTGCTGATTGGAAAGCGTGCATCTTGGGCCGTGTACGATGCCTTGGGTGGCAAGGCACGCATCACGCGCTCGATCCTCGTGGACCACAAGAGTATAAAGAATGACAGAGAGCTGGACGGATTCCGCGAAGCGCATATTCGCGAcggtgcggcgctcgtgtcATTTTTCGCATGGCTGGAGgaggcgctcacgagcgGGCAGACGGTGACTGAGACGCAGGCTGCCGACCAACTCGAGGCGTtccgtgcgcagcagccgGATTTCCGGGGCTTGAGCTTCCCTACCATTTCGTCGACGGGTCCGAACGGCGCTATCATCCACTATGCGCCGCCGGAAAAGGGCAGTCCCCCTGTGGATGCCAACGACCTGTACGTGTGTGACTCGGGCGCCCACTTTGCCTTTGGCACGACGGACGTGACGCGCACGTTCCACTTTGGCTCGCCGAcggccgagcagcgccgctgcttTACGCGCGTGCTGCAGGGCCACATAGCCATCGACCAGCTCATCTTCCCCGTGAACGTCACCGGATACGTcattgatgcgctggcgcgcgctcCAGGCTGGCGCGATCACCTCGAGTACCGCCACGGCACGGGCCACGGCGTGGGCCACTATCTCAATGTGCATGAGCCGCCCATGGGTatcggcacgcgcgcggTCTTTAATGAGACCGGTCTGCAGGCCGGCATGGTGCTGAGTAACGAGCCAGGCTACTACCTGGATGGCCACTGGGGTATCCGCATTGAGAACCTGGTGATTGTGCGACCACATACGCTGCCCGACGGTGTGAGTGAGCCGCCGACGAGCAAAGGCTTCTTGCGATTCGAGCACATTACGCTGTGTCCGATCCAGACGCGTTTGATCGATACAGACCTGCTCAGCCCGAGCGAAATTGCCTGGGTCAATGCGTACCACGATGAAGTgctcgccaagctgcgACCGCGTCTAGAGAAGGATGTGCGTGCTCTGCGCTGGCTTGAAAAAGAGTGTGCGCACATTTAG
- a CDS encoding serine/threonine-protein kinase 24/25/MST4, whose protein sequence is MSCSTTATMSAATQPDTLTSDARYVCLDLLGAGAYGHVYRGMDRSTGAAVAIKIVELDMSTEELNAVQKEIHILSQVRCPFVTRMYDSFVVGMQLWIVMELCVGGSCADHARQGRLHEAHIAVILRDVLRALVYLHAEDMVHRDIKAANVLLYMDQHGTGIRVADFGVAGRLQQAHAKCERAFVGTPYWMSPEVIKQSSYNTKADIWSTGIMAIELAEGEPPYADLHPMKVLHLIPRNPPPQLSPTYTSAFRDFVAQCLTRDPAKRPTAAALLKHKFIRHAGSAVSILTPLAQQYKPLKHSASSQYAVAPTPDPPPLWEFASLRR, encoded by the coding sequence ATGTCTTGCTCCACGACCGCGACCATGTCGGCAGCCACGCAGCCAGATACGCTGACGTCCGATGCGCGGTACGTGTGCCTTGACTTGCTCGGCGCGGGCGCGTATGGCCATGTGTACCGCGGCATGGACCGCTCAacaggcgctgccgtcgccATCAAAATTGTGGAGCTGGACATGTCCACCGAGGAGCTGAATGCGGTGCAAAAGGAGATCCATATTCTGAGCCAGGTACGGTGCCCGTTTGTGACGCGCATGTACGACAGCTTTGTCGTCGGGATGCAACTTTGGATCGTGATGGAGCTGTGTGTGGGCGGCAGCTGTGCGGATCACGCGCGGCAGGGACGCCTCCATGAAGCGCATATTGCCGTGATCCTGCGGGACGTCCTGCGCGCCTTGGTATATCTACACGCCGAAGATATGGTGCACCGTGATATCAAGGCGGCTAATGTGCTTCTATACATGGACCAGCATGGGACCGGCATCCGTGTCGCCGACTttggcgtcgctgggcgcctgcagcaggcgcatgcCAAGTGTGAGAGAGCGTTTgtcggcacgccgtacTGGATGAGCCCTGAAGTCATTAAGCAGAGCAGCTACAACACCAAGGCAGACATATGGAGCACTGGTATCATGGCGATTGAGCTCGCGGAGGGCGAGCCGCCGTATGCCGACCTACACCCTATGAAGGTACTGCATCTCATCCCACGCAACCCTCCGCCCCAGCTTTCGCCGACCTACACGTCCGCGTTCCGCGACTTTGTCGCGCAGTGTCTCACGCGCGATCCGGCGAAGCGGCCTaccgccgcggccctgCTGAAGCACAAGTTTATCCGGCACGCCGGCTCGGCTGTCTCGATTCtcacgccgctggcgcagcagtACAAGCCTCTGAAGCACAGTGCTTCGTCGCAGTATGCTGTAGCTCCGACCCCAGATCCACCACCCCTATGGGAATTCGCCTCTCTACGTCGCTAA
- a CDS encoding N-acetyl-gamma-glutamyl-phosphate reductase/acetylglutamate kinase — protein sequence MRAWTVSGRCALRRLGSRRIPSAGVACRSLYASRAMHTQSPALRELSGDRETIVRLLYSIASKNEVERYLRIFSTANKFAVIKVGGAILTNELDDLALSLTFLHRVGLYPIVLHGAGPQLNEILEREGVVPDYSDGIRITDAATLRVARRVFLEENQKLVEKLESLGSRARPIPLGVFSASYLDQERYGLVGKIERVDKEPIESAIRAGCLPILTSLALSEDGQILNVNADVAASELAKVLEPLKIVYLNEKGGLFHGRTGELIESINLDEEYDALMKEEWVKYGTKLKLREMKELLDHLPRSSSVAIISVDQLQKELFTDSGAGTLIRRGYKLFRASSIEDAGSERLRSMLREYDQDVRENRKSVSQIFSELSRSPYTVYGDEGMNCIAFVSHPPNEVPVLLRLVITRDAVMNNILDNVWAMIRKDYRRLVWTARADDENRAWHFEHADGSFTRNRRSLFYYGIQDVGEVEQTMRELERLGRIERAYLPLNMRRTTDAQQKRGFTSWARVSSVRPQLASRAYEALQQRTYATAAPKRVALVGARGFTGRSLVQLINEHPHLELSHVSSRELAGLPLQDYTKGEVFYANMGPEDLKKLESGRADVPPPDAYVMALPNGVCRPFVDAVREGGEGKPQGHGVIVDLSADHRFDEAWTYGLPELYSREAIRNAKLIANPGCYATNMQMLLAPLLPHTDLSRLPTVVGISGYSGAGTKSGGRPAPGERPVTLPKLDPASLNGAVRPYSLTDHIHEREARYHLSTLVSQGSQVQVAFTPMVAPWFQGIISTAIVPLATKLSARDVKQLYEDKYGHEKLVEILPRVPEISDIALKHGFKVGGVQVHSSGDHVVVVGVIDNLLKGAATQCLQNINLALGFDEHAGIPWP from the exons ATGCGTGCCTGGACGGTGTCTGGGAGGTGTGCGCTGAGACGCTTGGGATCGCGTAGGATTCCATCAGCTGGCGTGGCATGCCGTAGTTTGTATGCATCGCGCGCTATGCACACGCAGAGCCCTGCTTTGCGCGAACTGTCGGGGGACCGCGAAACCATTGTGCGTCTGCTCTACTCGATCGCCTCGAAAAATGAGGTCGAAAGGTATCTTCGCATCTTTAGCACGGCTAACAAGTTCGCTGTGATCAAGGTGGGCGGTGCCATTCTCACGAATGAGCTGGATGACCTTGCTTTGAGTCTGACGTTCTTGCACCGTGTGGGTCTATATCCTAtcgtgctgcatggcgctggCCCGCAACTGAACGAAATTCTGGAGCGTGAAGGGGTGGTGCCAGACTACTCGGACGGTATCCGTATCACCGATGCTGCCACACTGCGTGTCGCCCGCCGTGTGTTTTTGGAAGAGAACCagaagctcgtcgagaagCTGGAGTCTTTGGGCAGCCGCGCGCGCCCAATTCCACTGGGTGTCTTTTCGGCATCGTATCTCGACCAGGAGCGCTACGGCCTTGTCGGAAAGATTGAGCGTGTCGACAAGGAGCCCATTGAAAGTGCGATTCGTGCCGGGTGCCTGCCGATTCTGACGAGTTTAGCCCTCTCAGAAGATGGCCAGATTCTCAACGTCAACGCGGATGTAGCGGCTAGTGAGCTCGCGAAGGTGCTGGAACCGCTCAAGATTGTGTATTTGAATGAGAAAGGGGGCCTATTCCACGGCCGCACAGGCGAGCTCATCGAGTCCATCAACCTCGACGAGGAATACGATGCGCTGATGAAGGAGGAGTGGGTCAAGTACGGCACGAAGCTCAAGCTGCGTGAAATGaaggagctgctggatcacctgccgcgctcgtcatcgGTCGCGATCATTTCAGTGGACCAGCTCCAAAAGGAGCTGTTCACAGACAGTGGTGCTGGTACGCTGATTCGCCGTGGCTACAAGCTCTTCCGTGCGTCGTCCATTGAAGATGCAGGCTCGGAGCGTCTCCGCTCGATGCTGCGTGAGTATGATCAGGACGTGCGTGAAAATCGTAAGAGTGTCTCACAGATCTTCTCAGAGCTCTCACGCTCTCCGTACACTGTATACGGCGACGAGGGCATGAATTGCATTGCATTCGTGTCACACCCGCCGAACGAGGTCCCTGTGCTCTTGCGCCTTGTGATCACGCGCGACGCAGTGATGAACAACATCCTCGACAACGTCTGGGCCATGATCCGCAAAGACTACCGCCGTCTTGTATGGACAGCGCGGGCCGATGACGAGAATCGTGCATGGCACTTTGAGCATGCAGACGGCAGCTTTACGCGCAATCGCCGCAGTCTTTTCTACTATGGCATCCAGGATGTCGGCGAAGTTGAGCAGACAatgcgcgagctcgagcgactAGGTCGTATTGAGCGCGCGTACCTGCCCCTCaacatgcgccgcacgacaGATGCGCAGCAAAAGCGTGGATTCACGTCGTGGGCACGTGTCTCTTCTGTGCGTCCGCAGCTTGCGTCGCGTGCGTATgaagcgctgcagcagcgtacGTACGCGACCGCAGCCCCCAAGCGTGTCGCACTGGTCGGTGCGCGTGGATTCACGGGCCGCTCGTTGGTGCAGCTGATCAATGAGCACCCGCATCTCGAGCTGTCGCATGTGAGTTCGCGAGAACTCGCTGGCCTGCCATTGCAGGACTATACAAAGGGCGAGGTATTTTACGCGAATATGGGACCGGAAGACCTCAAAAAGCTCGAGAGTGGAAGGGCTGATGTCCCGCCGCCGGATGCGTATGTGATGGCTCTCCCGAACGGCGTGTGCCGTCCGTTTGTCGATGCAGTGCGCGAAGGTGGCGAGGGCAAACCACAGGGCCACGGTGTCATTGTAGATCTAAGTGCGGACCATCGCTTTGACGAGGCGTGGACGTACGGCCTTCCTG AACTCTATTCGCGTGAGGCGATCCGCAATGCCAAGCTGATCGCAAACCCAGGATGCTACGCGACTAACATGCAAATGCTGTTAGCCCCGCTTCTTCCGCACACGGATCTGTCGCGGCTGCCCACCGTCGTGGGTATTTCTGGCTACAGCGGAGCAGGCACCAAGTCAGGTGGTCGGCCAGCTCCGGGCGAGCGCCCCGTAACGCTGCCAAAGCTGGATCCCGCATCACTTAATGGCGCGGTTCGTCCCTATTCGCTCACGGACCACATCCatgagcgcgaggcgcggTATCACTTGTCGACCCTCGTGTCGCAGGGCAGCCAAGTTCAAGTCGCCTTCACGCCGATGGTTGCACCATGGTTCCAGGGAATCATCTCGACTGCTATTGTGCCGCTAGCTACTAAGCTTTCTGCCCGTGATGTCAAGCAGCTTTATGAAGACAAGTACGGTCACGAAAAACTGGTCGAGATCCTGCCTCGGGTGCCAGAGATCTCTGATATTGCTCTTAAGCACGGCTTCAAGGTCGGTGGCGTACAGGTGCACTCCAGTGGCGACCACGTCGTTGTTGTAGGTGTGATTGACAACCTACTGAAAGGCGCCGCGACGCAGTGCTTGCAAAACATCAACCTAGCACTCGGCTTCGACGAACACGCCGGCATTCCATGGCCGTAG
- a CDS encoding ER-derived vesicles protein, which yields MSYGHSAFVPPSHMNQNMYGMPPSSSYNTSWLDKLKSLSSSAEDLMDSLSQPIRPYIPAIGRFLIVVTFLEDVLRILTQWSDQVSFLHKYRNMPLFIVYVFLIINVVFMTVASCLVIIRRMPELSIGALLCVIVLQGIGYGLITEPNFFLRNLSVVGGLLMVFTESLASRRRNLFAGLPSISETDKKIYYQLAGRVLLIFLFIGFVLRGEWSLFRVLVSLLGFCACVMVAIGFKARWSAMFLVLLLSVLNIAVNNFWTVHSALPQRDFLRYDFFQTLSIVGGLLLLINLGPGGLSMDERKKVT from the coding sequence ATGTCATACGGACATTCCGCGTtcgtgccgccgtcgcaCATGAATCAAAACATGTATGGCATGCCACCATCGTCTTCATACAACACCTCGTGGCTAGATAAGCTAAAGAGTCTGTCTTCCAGCGCAGAAGACTTGATGGACTCTCTGTCACAGCCTATCCGCCCATATATTCCAGCGATCGGCCGTTTCTTGATTGTGGTAACATTCTTGGAAGATGTATTGCGCATCTTGACGCAGTGGTCTGATCAGGTAAGCTTCCTGCACAAGTACCGCAACATGCCGCTCTTTATTGTGTATGTTTTCCTAATCATCAATGTGGTGTTCATGACCGTGGCCTCTTGCCTCGTCATTATTCGCCGCATGCCAGAGCTCTCTATCGGTGCCCTGCTATGTGTCATCGTGCTCCAGGGAATTGGTTATGGCTTGATCACGGAACCCAACTTCTTCCTCCGTAATCTGtccgtcgtcggcggcctACTCATGGTATTTACTGAGAGCCTCGCATCCCGGCGCCGCAACCTATTTGCCGGCCTGCCTAGTATTAGCGAGACGGACAAAAAGATTTACTATCAGCTCGCGGGCCGTGTATTGCTCATCTTTTTGTTCATCGGTTTTGTCCTTCGGGGCGAGTGGTCTCTCTTCCGCGTGCTAGTATCTCTCCTTGGCTTCTGCGCCTGTGTGATGGTCGCGATCGGCTTCAAGGCCCGTTGGAGTGCCATGTTCCTTGTCCTCTTGCTCAGTGTGCTTAATATAGCCGTGAACAACTTCTGGACGGTCCACTCAGCCTTGCCTCAGCGCGACTTTTTGCGCTACGACTTTTTCCAAACCCTCTCCATTGTGGGTGGCCTGCTCCTTCTCATCAACCTTGGTCCGGGTGGGCTTTCGATGGACGAACGCAAGAAGGTTACATGA
- a CDS encoding phosphatidylinositol transfer protein, protein MLHLFGRKNSVKEHEKEIDPATATSEVILTPPAHCRLAPPKPKNPGDDEKAREIEQYVAEYRAAHPCPPDYEKFEQRWFSEPSLWHRYLRSTHGDVKHSKKRAIETLEWRRDYKPDIIPPDEVAPEAETGKHVLTGFDKESRPILYLRPGRENTKPSPRQIRYMVWTLERAIDLMAPGQETLTIIVDFYGAHFSSMPSLGTARHVANILQTHYVERLGRALVCHTPRFISAFFTALSPFLDPVTKDKIRFNPDNLTEFIDPDQLDAQFPGGTYNYQFDFPKYWSALVERCNVAPDGTRKNMEAQ, encoded by the coding sequence ATGCTGCATCTCTTTGGCCGCAAAAACTCCGTGAAGGAGCATGAAAAGGAGATTGATCCTGCTACTGCGACGTCAGAAGTCATTCTGACACCGCCTGCCCACTGCCGATTGGCGCCACCAAAGCCAAAGAATCCCGGTGATGATGAGAAGGCCAGGGAGATCGAGCAGTACGTGGCCGAATACCGAGCAGCCCACCCATGCCCACCTGACTATGAAAAGTTTGAGCAGCGGTGGTTCAGCGAGCCCAGTCTCTGGCACCGTTACCTGCGATCTACGCATGGTGATGTCAAGCACAGCAAAAAGCGTGCTATCGAGACACTAGAGTGGCGCCGTGACTACAAACCAGATATTATCCCGCCGGATGAAGTTGCGCCGGAAGCGGAGACGGGAAAGCATGTGCTGACAGGATTCGACAAAGAGTCACGCCCGATCCTCTACCTGCGCCCTGGCCGTGAAAATACCAAGCCATCGCCGCGCCAGATCCGTTACATGGTCTGGACACTGGAGCGCGCCATCGATTTGATGGCACCAGGCCAAGAGACGCTTACGATTATCGTTGACTTCTATGGTGCACACTTTTCGTCCATGCCATCGCTCGGAACGGCGCGTCACGTCGCAAATATCCTCCAGACGCATTatgtcgagcgcctgggGCGTGCCTTGGTGTGCCACACGCCCCGCTTTATTTCGGCCTTCTTTACGGCTCTTTCTCCTTTTCTGGATCCTGTCACCAAGGACAAGATCCGCTTCAATCCCGACAATCTGACAGAATTCATCGACCCTGAccagctcgatgcgcaATTCCCTGGCGGCACTTACAATTACCAGTTCGATTTCCCCAAATACTGGTCTGCACTCGTGGAACGATGCAACGTGGCTCCGGATGGCACGCGCAAGAACATGGAGGCACAATGA
- a CDS encoding serine/threonine-protein phosphatase 2A regulatory subunit A, whose product MEADEQLYPIAILIDELKSDDVTLRLNSIHRISTIALALGPERSRDELIPFLHESLDDEDEVLLALAEELGTGLVEYIGGPQFAHLLLGPLENLAVVEETVVREKACDSINQLAGIMSDQQIQTFYLPLLHRLSSGEWFTSRTSAALLFASVYEKIPLSMRADVHSMFVSLCTDETPMVRRAAARDMSALVKRMSPEVIINEMLPLYRRLSADDQDSVRLLTVQNLVAMAEVLSPAETQQLLLSSICGAFQDKSWRVRYMAADNFVQLATAVGEDVVKEDLVPAYINLMRDAEAEVRTAAATQLPGLAKLLDQNTIIERLLPVAKELADDPSQHVRGALAAQVSALAPLLGKDATTEHLLPLFLQLLKDEFPEVRLNIISRLEQVNEVIGIDLLSQSLLPAIMTLAEDKQWRVRQAIIENIPLLAHQLGVEFFDEQLSGLCLSWLGDTVFSIREAATVNLKKLTEVFGVEWARQSIIPKVLQMSSHPNYLYRMTTIFAVTTMTQSLDPDTIINCILPSLLNMVQDPIPNIRFNVAKAFEVLIQELKSSSVGIQTVQEQIVPALQALSDDPDADVRYYAQKALVAAQDM is encoded by the coding sequence ATGGAAGCCGACGAACAGTTGTATCCAATTGCGATCTTGATTGATGAGCTCAAGTCAGATGATGTGACGCTCCGTCTTAATTCGATCCATCGCATCTCAACGATTGCACTTGCGCTTGGTCCTGAACGTTCtcgcgacgagctcatTCCGTTCTTGCACGagtcgctggacgacgaagacgaggtGCTTCTTGCACTGGCAGAAGAACTGGGTACAGGATTGGTAGAGTACATTGGCGGCCCGCAGTTCGCGCATCTTTTGCTGGGCCCACTCGAGAACTTGGCCGTGGTCGAAGAGACGGTGGTGCGAGAAAAGGCGTGTGACTCGATCAACCAATTGGCCGGTATCATGAGTGATCAGCAGATTCAAACCTTTTATTTGCCtctgctgcatcgcctcTCTTCGGGAGAATGGTTCACGTCGCGTAcaagcgccgcgctcttATTTGCCTCCGTATATGAAAAGATCCCCCTGTCAATGCGGGCAGACGTGCACAGCATGTTTGTTTCGCTTTGCACGGACGAGACTCCCATGGTgcgccgtgctgctgctcgcgaTATGAGCGCTCTTGTTAAGCGCATGAGCCCCGAAGTGATTATCAACGAAATGTTGCCCCTGTACCGACGCCTCTCTGCCGATGATCAAGACTCGGTGCGTCTCTTGACCGTGCAAAATCTCGTGGCTATGGCTGAAGTTCTTAGTCCAGCAGAGACACAGCAGTTGCTTCTGAGCTCGATCTGCGGTGCTTTCCAGGACAAGAGCTGGCGTGTACGTTACATGGCAGCCGACAATTTCGTCCAGCTGGCTACGGCTGTGGGAGAAGATGTGGTTAAAGAAGACCTGGTGCCAGCCTACATAAACTTGATGCGTGATGCGGAGGCCGAGGTTCGAACGGCTGCTGCGACCCAGTTGCCGGGTCTGGCGAAACTCTTGGACCAAAACACCATCATTGAGCGTCTGCTCCCTGTCGCAAAAGAGTTGGCCGACGATCCATCGCAGCATGTGCGCGGTGCTTTGGCTGCCCAGGTCAGTGCGCTTGCGCCACTCCTTGGGAAAGATGCGACGACCGAGCACCTGCTGCCATTGTTCCTGCAGCTGCTAAAGGATGAGTTCCCAGAGGTTCGACTAAATATCATTTCGCGTCTCGAGCAGGTAAATGAAGTCATTGGCATCGACTTGCTTTCGCAGTCGCTTCTTCCTGCGATCATGACGTTGGCTGAAGACAAGCAGTGGCGTGTGCGTCAGGCGATCATCGAAAACATTCCATTACTGGCACATCAGCTAGGTGTCGAGTTCTTTGATGAACAGCTGAGTGGCCTTTGTTTGAGCTGGCTAGGCGATACTGTGTTTAGCATTCGTGAGGCTGCTACCGTTAACCTGAAAAAGCTGACAGAGGTATTCGGCGTGGAATGGGCGCGTCAGTCCATCATCCCCAAAGTCCTGCAAATGAGCTCACACCCAAATTACTTGTACCGAATGACCACGATCTTTGCCGTGACTACCATGACACAGTCACTTGACCCAGATACGATCATCAACTGTATCCTTCCATCCTTGTTGAATATGGTACAGGACCCCATTCCCAACATCCGCTTCAATGTGGCCAAGGCTTTTGAGGTGCTGATTCAAGAGCTCAAGTCATCGTCTGTGGGAATACAGACTGTGCAGGAACAGATCGTGCCCGCTCTGCAGGCCCTCAGTGACGACCCCGATGCTGACGTGCGTTACTACGCGCAGAAAGCGCTCGTCGCGGCCCAGGACATGTAG